The following coding sequences lie in one Kamptonema formosum PCC 6407 genomic window:
- a CDS encoding amidase — MNPVELAFSSALEQARSIRSGEVSPLELAELYLERIGRLDAQVGSYVTVMAQEAIALAKSQTEQLTRTSDRASLPPFFGVPISIKDLTPVAGVRCTYGVPALLSNIATYDDGVVAKIKAAGFNILGKTATAQVGSLPYTEPEGFPPTRNPWNLDYTPGGSSGGAAAAVAAGLCAIAQGSDGGGSIRGPAFCCGLVGIKPTRGRVSHAPVGDYQSGISTNGPLARTVRDAAALLDVMSGYITGDPYWLPNPELSFLEAADQKLSNLRVAFSTTIAPLGEVSSSCQQAVIDTVKLLSELGHNIEPGCPDFAGLIEPFSVIWQSGVAASGIPAPALEPMNRWLLDRTRSAGEYLGAVSQMQVIARRIVGFFDNFDVLVLPTYMYPQIRVGEWANLTPEETLEKIIHWIAPCPPFNASGQPAIALPTGLDTNGLPLGIQIIGKPGAEATLIALAAQIEAAKPFPVLDF; from the coding sequence ATGAATCCGGTAGAATTGGCATTTTCTTCGGCCCTTGAACAGGCGCGGTCGATCCGCAGTGGTGAGGTGTCGCCCCTGGAGCTCGCGGAGCTTTATTTGGAACGGATCGGGCGATTGGATGCCCAAGTGGGTAGTTATGTGACTGTGATGGCCCAGGAGGCGATCGCACTCGCTAAATCTCAAACTGAGCAGTTAACAAGAACTAGCGATCGCGCAAGTCTCCCACCTTTTTTCGGTGTGCCAATTTCGATTAAAGACCTCACTCCTGTTGCAGGCGTGCGCTGTACCTACGGAGTGCCTGCTTTGCTGTCCAACATTGCCACCTACGATGATGGTGTAGTCGCCAAGATTAAAGCTGCTGGATTCAATATTCTGGGCAAAACTGCAACGGCTCAGGTGGGTTCTTTGCCATATACGGAACCGGAAGGTTTTCCACCGACGCGCAACCCCTGGAATTTGGATTATACGCCTGGGGGGTCTAGCGGAGGGGCGGCGGCGGCGGTGGCGGCGGGGTTATGCGCGATCGCTCAAGGTTCTGACGGTGGTGGCTCAATTCGCGGCCCGGCTTTCTGTTGCGGTTTGGTAGGTATTAAGCCCACGCGAGGGCGAGTTTCTCACGCGCCTGTTGGTGATTATCAAAGTGGTATTTCTACAAATGGCCCCTTAGCTCGGACTGTCAGAGATGCGGCGGCACTTTTGGATGTAATGTCTGGTTATATTACAGGCGATCCTTACTGGTTGCCAAATCCAGAATTATCATTTTTAGAGGCTGCTGACCAAAAATTGAGTAACTTGCGAGTTGCTTTTTCCACGACAATTGCTCCTCTAGGGGAAGTCTCATCATCGTGTCAGCAGGCAGTGATAGATACAGTAAAGTTACTATCAGAATTAGGTCATAATATTGAACCTGGGTGTCCTGATTTCGCTGGTTTAATTGAGCCATTTAGTGTAATTTGGCAGTCGGGTGTAGCAGCTAGCGGTATTCCCGCCCCGGCACTAGAACCGATGAATCGCTGGCTATTAGATCGAACTCGTTCTGCGGGAGAATATCTGGGAGCTGTGTCTCAAATGCAAGTTATTGCCCGCCGGATTGTCGGTTTTTTTGATAACTTTGACGTGCTAGTATTGCCGACTTATATGTACCCACAAATTCGAGTTGGCGAGTGGGCAAATTTGACTCCAGAGGAAACATTAGAAAAAATCATTCACTGGATTGCTCCTTGTCCGCCTTTTAATGCTAGCGGTCAACCTGCGATCGCGCTGCCTACTGGTTTAGATACTAATGGTTTGCCTTTGGGAATTCAAATTATTGGTAAACCGGGGGCAGAGGCTACTTTAATTGCTTTAGCGGCTCAGATTGAAGCGGCGAAACCTTTTCCGGTTTTGGATTTTTAA
- a CDS encoding type IV pilus twitching motility protein PilT yields the protein MTQSQRPPAPRPPVPGAPPPPPPGGRPPVPGVPKAAAPPPPPATPAAPPPAAAPPSSTGPGLAAGNVTLKEMVMRAKEEGISDLHLGVNELPRFRKRGDITDAGYPVTDLDTFMSWLRECMSDEEIAYFQKNLDFDGAFDFGFTRIRISAFDSLAGPAMVLRLIPAEILTMEQLRLPEVFRKVCGYHKGLILVTGPTGSGKSTTMAAMIDYINKNKSHHIITIEDPVEFVHTSRKSLIKHREVGRHTLKFVNALKGALRQDPDMMLVGEIRDRETVEIALKAAQTGHLVAGTLHTNSAIKTLTRILDMFSSEEQPAMRVSIAESLVAVIAQLLCKTTDGKRAAFHDILINTDVVKEYILKGQNEEINQIMIKDTYEGMTTMNKSLYTLYQEGRITEEICIENSPAANEMAQMLRGRV from the coding sequence ATGACACAATCACAGCGTCCGCCAGCACCCCGTCCTCCCGTTCCCGGCGCTCCCCCACCACCCCCCCCAGGAGGAAGACCTCCAGTACCTGGCGTACCCAAAGCAGCAGCACCACCGCCACCACCAGCAACACCAGCCGCTCCACCTCCAGCCGCCGCACCCCCAAGTTCCACAGGCCCGGGCCTCGCCGCTGGTAACGTCACCTTGAAGGAGATGGTGATGCGAGCCAAAGAAGAAGGCATTTCTGACCTTCACTTGGGAGTAAATGAACTTCCCCGGTTCCGCAAACGTGGCGACATTACCGATGCCGGTTATCCCGTAACCGATTTAGATACTTTTATGAGTTGGCTGCGGGAGTGTATGAGCGATGAAGAAATTGCCTACTTCCAGAAAAACTTAGACTTTGACGGCGCTTTTGACTTTGGCTTTACTCGCATTCGGATCAGCGCTTTTGACTCCTTAGCTGGCCCAGCAATGGTATTACGTCTAATTCCAGCCGAAATTTTGACAATGGAGCAATTGAGGCTACCAGAGGTCTTTAGGAAAGTATGCGGCTACCACAAAGGCTTAATTTTGGTGACGGGGCCAACAGGTTCTGGGAAATCCACCACAATGGCCGCAATGATTGACTATATCAATAAGAACAAATCCCATCACATCATTACCATTGAAGACCCCGTAGAATTTGTACACACAAGCCGCAAATCTTTGATCAAGCACCGGGAAGTCGGCCGACATACCCTCAAGTTTGTTAACGCTCTCAAAGGAGCTCTGCGGCAAGACCCGGACATGATGCTAGTAGGAGAAATTCGGGACAGAGAGACGGTGGAAATCGCTCTTAAAGCCGCCCAAACGGGTCACTTAGTAGCAGGGACGCTGCACACGAACAGTGCTATTAAAACCCTGACTCGGATTCTGGATATGTTCTCCTCTGAAGAACAGCCAGCGATGCGGGTTTCAATCGCTGAGTCTTTGGTGGCAGTCATTGCTCAATTACTATGTAAAACTACAGATGGTAAGCGGGCTGCTTTCCACGACATTCTGATCAATACCGACGTGGTTAAGGAATACATTCTCAAGGGGCAGAATGAGGAAATTAACCAAATTATGATCAAGGATACTTATGAGGGTATGACGACAATGAACAAGTCTCTGTATACACTCTATCAAGAAGGTCGTATCACTGAAGAGATTTGCATTGAAAACTCCCCTGCTGCGAACGAAATGGCTCAAATGCTCCGAGGCCGAGTTTGA
- a CDS encoding circadian clock KaiB family protein yields the protein MNSDRQPLPQLFKGIALFTPGGDLIYCIDPSKKSRWHLHLCAALQEMLGLSEPPHFLVPCYTATIDRWLDPQTQQMRISAEAYPPVLRHQTLLNAVFETQDLVWRVRIEELCNPMVIATYYNQFPELWENHELIVQFPSGESQSESEIGSLLALRRRSGGVARSLYADAEATPPLETQGYVLRLFVSGNNAATERTLKTLHQLLDQTLGQPYTLKVIDVFKHPDQAEADQISATPTLIKVWPRPVRRIVGELGDVDKILRLLAVSEV from the coding sequence TTGAATTCTGACCGCCAGCCCTTACCACAACTTTTTAAAGGCATTGCACTTTTTACGCCAGGGGGAGATTTAATCTACTGTATAGACCCCAGCAAAAAAAGTCGATGGCATTTGCATTTATGTGCAGCTCTACAAGAAATGCTGGGTTTGTCAGAACCTCCCCATTTTCTCGTCCCTTGTTACACAGCAACTATTGACCGATGGCTCGATCCCCAGACTCAGCAGATGCGAATTTCGGCTGAAGCTTATCCCCCAGTTCTGCGACATCAAACTTTACTGAATGCGGTGTTTGAGACTCAAGATTTAGTTTGGCGCGTCCGTATTGAGGAACTTTGCAATCCAATGGTGATCGCTACTTATTACAACCAATTTCCTGAACTTTGGGAAAATCATGAGTTAATTGTACAGTTTCCGAGTGGTGAATCTCAGTCGGAGAGTGAGATAGGAAGCTTACTGGCGCTGCGGCGGCGGAGTGGGGGAGTTGCGCGATCGCTTTATGCAGATGCGGAAGCTACCCCGCCATTAGAAACTCAAGGATATGTCTTGCGTTTGTTTGTCTCTGGTAATAACGCCGCTACTGAAAGGACTCTTAAGACTTTGCACCAACTTTTAGATCAAACTCTGGGTCAACCCTATACTTTGAAGGTGATTGATGTTTTTAAACATCCAGATCAAGCAGAAGCGGATCAAATTTCTGCTACGCCTACTTTGATTAAAGTGTGGCCGCGCCCGGTGCGCCGGATTGTGGGAGAGTTAGGCGATGTTGATAAAATTTTGCGCCTACTTGCGGTTTCAGAGGTTTAA
- a CDS encoding protochlorophyllide reductase, producing the protein MAQERNLTVVITGASSGVGLYAASAFAKRKEWHVVMACRDLPKAKKAAEALGMPTDSYTLMHIDLGSLYSVREFVNNFRASRRSLDALVCNAAIYMPLLKEPLRSPDGFELSMATNHLGHFLLCNLMLEDMKRSSFRDRRLVILGTVTHNPDELGGKIPPRPDLGNLEGFEKGFKAPISMIDGKKFEPVKAYKDSKVCNVLTMRELHRRYHESTGITFTSLYPGCVAETPLFRNHYPLFQKIFPLFQKYITGGFVSEELSGERVAAVVADPEYRQSGAYWSWGNRQKKDGQSFVQTVSPQARDDEKAERMWDLSAKLVGIA; encoded by the coding sequence ATGGCACAAGAGCGAAATTTAACAGTTGTAATCACAGGCGCATCATCAGGAGTCGGTTTGTACGCTGCTTCAGCCTTTGCCAAAAGGAAGGAATGGCACGTAGTCATGGCCTGTCGTGATTTACCCAAGGCAAAAAAAGCAGCCGAAGCGTTGGGAATGCCCACCGATAGCTACACGCTAATGCACATCGATCTAGGCAGTTTATATAGCGTTAGGGAGTTTGTGAACAACTTCCGGGCAAGTCGTAGATCGCTGGATGCTTTGGTGTGTAACGCTGCCATTTATATGCCTTTATTAAAGGAACCCTTACGAAGTCCAGACGGATTTGAATTGAGTATGGCCACAAATCACCTTGGTCATTTCCTCCTCTGTAACCTGATGTTAGAGGATATGAAGAGATCCAGCTTTCGCGATCGGCGGTTGGTAATTTTGGGAACTGTCACCCATAACCCAGACGAGTTGGGCGGGAAGATTCCACCGCGACCAGATTTGGGCAATCTTGAAGGTTTTGAAAAGGGTTTTAAGGCACCAATCTCGATGATTGATGGTAAGAAATTTGAACCGGTCAAAGCCTATAAAGATAGTAAAGTTTGCAACGTGCTGACGATGCGCGAACTGCATCGCCGCTATCACGAATCTACGGGAATTACTTTCACTTCTCTTTATCCCGGCTGTGTTGCGGAAACACCTCTATTCCGCAATCACTATCCTTTGTTTCAGAAAATTTTCCCATTATTCCAGAAGTATATTACTGGTGGTTTCGTGTCGGAAGAATTATCTGGCGAGCGCGTGGCGGCGGTAGTTGCCGATCCTGAATATCGTCAATCTGGTGCTTATTGGAGTTGGGGAAATCGACAGAAGAAAGATGGTCAATCTTTTGTGCAAACAGTTTCTCCCCAAGCAAGAGATGATGAGAAAGCTGAGCGGATGTGGGATCTTAGTGCTAAATTGGTAGGAATTGCGTAA
- a CDS encoding acyl-CoA desaturase codes for MTIATEPKLELNWTHIISLAVVHIGALCALFPSNFNWAAVSLAIILHWVTGGLGITLGWHRLVSHRSFQTPKWVEYFLVFCGVLSGQGGVIHWVGLHRVHHQHSDQGALDPHDSRRGFWWSHIGWMFYHCPALDTIDRCTKDIADDPVYKFFQNYFLPIQIAFGLLLLLIGGLPFVVWAIFVRLALVYHCTWFVNSATHKFGYRTYETSDSSTNCWWVALVTYGEGWHNNHHAFQYSARHGLKWWEIDLTWMTIQLLQALGLATKVKLVQK; via the coding sequence ATGACAATTGCCACCGAACCCAAACTAGAACTCAATTGGACGCACATTATTAGTTTGGCAGTAGTTCACATTGGAGCCCTGTGCGCCCTCTTCCCAAGTAATTTTAACTGGGCAGCCGTTAGTTTAGCCATTATTCTCCACTGGGTAACAGGCGGTTTAGGCATCACTTTAGGATGGCATCGCCTAGTTAGCCACCGTAGTTTTCAGACACCAAAATGGGTAGAATATTTTCTAGTTTTTTGCGGTGTCCTTTCCGGTCAAGGAGGAGTAATTCACTGGGTGGGATTGCACCGAGTCCACCACCAACACTCCGATCAAGGAGCCTTAGACCCCCACGATTCTCGGCGCGGCTTTTGGTGGAGTCACATCGGTTGGATGTTTTATCATTGTCCTGCTCTTGACACCATCGATCGCTGTACAAAAGACATTGCTGACGACCCAGTTTATAAGTTTTTCCAAAATTATTTTCTCCCCATTCAGATTGCTTTTGGTCTTTTACTGTTGTTAATTGGGGGTTTACCTTTTGTCGTTTGGGCAATCTTTGTTCGTCTGGCTTTAGTATATCACTGTACTTGGTTTGTTAACAGCGCTACTCATAAATTTGGCTATCGCACTTACGAGACAAGTGACAGTTCTACTAACTGCTGGTGGGTAGCTTTAGTTACCTACGGTGAAGGCTGGCACAACAATCACCACGCATTTCAATACTCTGCTCGTCACGGTTTAAAATGGTGGGAGATAGACCTAACTTGGATGACAATTCAATTGCTACAAGCACTTGGTTTAGCAACTAAGGTGAAACTGGTGCAAAAGTAA
- a CDS encoding acyl-CoA desaturase yields the protein MTIATSTKLSPDWTIIGFMAFLHIGALFALVPSNFSWPAIALALFMHWVTGGLGVTLAFHRLVTHRSFQTPKWLEYFLVFCGTLSCQGGPIEWVGMHRLHHQHSDTEPDPHDSNQGFWWSHMGWMLYKLPIRDQIPRYTKDIADDPVYKFFQSYFIPIQVAFGILLYFLGGWPFVVWGVFARIVIVFHCTWLVNSATHKFGYRTYDAGDRSTNCWWVAVLTYGEGWHNNHHAFQYSARHGLKWWEIDLTWMTIKFLQTLGLATKVKLAEAEN from the coding sequence ATGACGATCGCAACTTCAACAAAACTTAGCCCTGATTGGACAATCATAGGCTTTATGGCATTTCTCCATATTGGAGCCTTGTTTGCTCTCGTGCCTAGTAACTTTAGCTGGCCAGCCATCGCCCTAGCCCTATTTATGCACTGGGTAACAGGCGGTTTAGGCGTTACCTTGGCATTTCACCGTTTAGTAACCCACCGCAGCTTCCAGACCCCAAAATGGCTGGAATACTTCCTGGTTTTTTGTGGAACCCTCTCTTGCCAAGGCGGCCCCATCGAATGGGTAGGAATGCACAGGTTGCACCACCAACACTCCGATACTGAACCAGATCCCCACGATTCCAATCAAGGTTTTTGGTGGAGTCACATGGGTTGGATGCTCTACAAGCTGCCGATCAGAGATCAAATCCCCCGTTACACCAAAGATATTGCTGACGACCCAGTTTATAAATTTTTCCAAAGCTACTTTATACCCATCCAAGTTGCCTTTGGCATCTTGCTCTACTTCTTAGGCGGTTGGCCTTTTGTAGTTTGGGGCGTTTTTGCACGCATAGTCATCGTGTTTCACTGCACTTGGCTGGTCAATAGCGCTACCCACAAATTCGGCTACCGTACCTATGATGCAGGCGATCGCTCCACTAACTGTTGGTGGGTAGCAGTCCTCACCTACGGTGAAGGTTGGCACAACAACCACCACGCCTTTCAATACTCCGCTCGTCACGGTTTGAAATGGTGGGAAATAGATCTGACTTGGATGACAATTAAATTTTTGCAAACACTTGGTTTAGCCACCAAAGTAAAACTCGCAGAAGCAGAAAATTAG
- a CDS encoding methionine gamma-lyase family protein, which yields MNSTERLQEAEQALFQIFSGIGATVKQNLKRVLDAFRHHRVGVHHFAGVTGYGHDDLGRETFDRVFADIVGAEAAAVRVQFVSGTHAIACALFGTLRPGDEMLAVAGAPYDTLEEVIGLRGQGQGSLIEFGISYRELPLSKDGSVDWQALKSAVTDRTRLVFIQRSCGYSWRPSLSISDIEKIVQIVKHQNSNTICFVDNCYGEFVDECEPPAVGADLIAGSLIKNPGGTIVPAGGYVAGRADLVEAATCRLTAPGIGSAGGATFELNRLLFQGLFLAPQLVGEAMKGNHLTSYVFYNLGYKVNPMPAAKRRDVIQAIEFGCAEKLVAFCRAIQQNSPVGSYLDPIPAPMPGYESELVMAGGTFIDGSTSEFSADGPLREPYIAFCQGGTHWTHVAIALEAAIDAVGPA from the coding sequence ATGAATAGCACTGAACGGCTACAAGAAGCAGAGCAGGCACTCTTTCAGATTTTTTCTGGAATTGGCGCGACAGTCAAGCAAAATCTCAAACGAGTTCTTGATGCCTTTCGCCACCATCGCGTAGGTGTCCACCATTTTGCAGGAGTAACAGGCTACGGTCATGACGATTTGGGCCGTGAGACTTTCGATCGCGTGTTTGCTGACATCGTGGGGGCCGAGGCCGCTGCGGTGCGAGTCCAGTTTGTTTCGGGAACTCATGCGATCGCTTGCGCTTTGTTCGGCACTCTCCGTCCTGGAGACGAAATGCTGGCAGTAGCAGGTGCTCCCTACGATACCTTGGAAGAAGTTATTGGTCTGCGGGGTCAAGGTCAAGGTTCTCTAATTGAGTTTGGCATTAGTTACCGCGAGTTGCCTCTGAGTAAGGATGGAAGCGTGGACTGGCAGGCTTTAAAATCTGCTGTTACAGACAGAACTCGCCTCGTTTTTATCCAACGTTCCTGCGGCTATTCTTGGCGACCGAGTTTATCAATTTCTGATATTGAAAAAATCGTTCAAATAGTCAAGCATCAGAATTCTAACACAATTTGCTTTGTAGATAATTGTTACGGAGAATTTGTAGATGAGTGCGAACCCCCAGCGGTAGGTGCTGATTTGATTGCGGGTTCGCTGATTAAAAATCCAGGTGGTACGATAGTGCCTGCTGGGGGCTATGTAGCAGGTAGAGCCGATTTAGTAGAGGCTGCAACTTGTCGGTTAACAGCGCCGGGAATTGGTAGTGCTGGGGGTGCGACTTTTGAGTTAAATCGTTTGCTATTTCAAGGTTTATTTTTGGCACCGCAGTTAGTGGGAGAAGCGATGAAGGGGAATCATTTAACTAGCTATGTTTTTTATAATTTGGGCTATAAGGTAAATCCCATGCCTGCGGCAAAAAGGCGAGATGTAATTCAGGCGATTGAGTTTGGTTGTGCCGAAAAGTTGGTGGCTTTTTGTAGGGCAATTCAGCAGAATTCTCCAGTGGGTTCGTATTTAGATCCTATCCCTGCACCGATGCCGGGATATGAGAGTGAGCTGGTGATGGCTGGTGGTACTTTTATTGATGGGAGTACCTCGGAGTTTTCTGCCGATGGGCCGTTGCGGGAACCCTATATTGCTTTTTGTCAAGGGGGGACGCATTGGACTCATGTTGCGATCGCGCTGGAAGCTGCGATCGATGCTGTGGGGCCGGCTTAG
- a CDS encoding M28 family peptidase: MIAMPGKSYKGTIPPLTPQEILMRDTLRRDVEKLAGEIGERNFIQYQKLAEAADFLSTSFQSAGYQVERQEYKIDDRFYYNIEVEIPGGKNADEIVVVGGHYDSVVGSPGANDNATGAAGVLALARIFADKKLNRTLRFVEFVNEEPPFFWTANMGSLVYAKRCRERNEKIVGMLSLETIGYYSDAQDSQKYPAPLNLLYPTSGNFIGFIGNTGSSKLVRDAIASFRRHAQFPSEGAAIPGVIPGVGWSDQWAFWQHGYPGLMVTDTAPYRYPFYHTSEDTPDKVDWERTAKVIAGLEKVVADLVGVDVN, translated from the coding sequence ATGATTGCCATGCCAGGGAAAAGCTATAAGGGGACAATTCCCCCTTTAACTCCACAGGAAATTTTGATGCGTGATACTTTACGCCGCGATGTAGAAAAGTTAGCTGGTGAAATTGGAGAACGCAATTTTATTCAATATCAGAAACTTGCCGAAGCTGCTGATTTTTTATCAACTTCATTTCAATCTGCTGGCTATCAAGTGGAACGACAAGAATATAAAATTGATGATAGATTTTATTATAACATTGAGGTAGAGATTCCAGGGGGTAAAAATGCAGATGAAATTGTGGTAGTTGGCGGACACTATGACTCGGTGGTAGGTAGTCCTGGGGCGAATGATAATGCAACTGGGGCGGCGGGAGTCTTGGCTTTAGCGAGAATATTTGCGGATAAAAAACTCAACAGAACACTGCGTTTTGTTGAATTTGTCAATGAGGAACCGCCTTTTTTCTGGACTGCGAATATGGGAAGTTTAGTTTATGCGAAAAGATGTAGAGAACGTAATGAAAAGATTGTAGGGATGTTGAGTTTAGAGACAATTGGTTATTATTCAGATGCTCAGGATAGTCAGAAATATCCAGCGCCATTAAATCTACTTTATCCTACTTCTGGGAATTTTATTGGATTTATTGGTAATACGGGGTCAAGTAAGCTGGTGAGAGATGCGATCGCATCTTTTCGCCGCCATGCTCAATTTCCCTCGGAAGGTGCAGCAATTCCTGGTGTTATTCCCGGTGTGGGTTGGTCAGATCAATGGGCTTTTTGGCAGCATGGTTATCCTGGTTTGATGGTGACTGATACGGCTCCTTATCGTTATCCTTTTTATCATACTTCTGAAGATACACCTGATAAAGTTGATTGGGAACGGACGGCGAAAGTGATAGCTGGATTAGAGAAAGTTGTGGCTGATTTGGTGGGAGTTGATGTTAATTAG
- a CDS encoding Coenzyme F420 hydrogenase/dehydrogenase, beta subunit C-terminal domain, with protein sequence MTAIESTQHKKAKALKPNSRRPAKELCSECGLCDTYYIHYVKEACAFLTQHIAELEAEIHGRSRNLDNPDDWYFGVNQTMMAARKKEPIEGAQWTGIVSTIAIEMLNRGIVEGVVCVQNTKEDRFQPMPIIATTPEEILAAKVNKPTLSPNLSVLEQIEKSGMKRLLVIGVGCQIQALRTVEKKLGLEKLYVLGTPCVDNVSRDGLQKFLETTSRSHETVVSYEFMQDFNVHFKHEDGTTEKVPFFGLNTKELKDVFAPSCLSCFDYVNSLADLVVGYMGAPFGWQWIVVRNDTGQEMLDLVMEQLNTQPVMSQGNRMPAVQQSIPAYEKGVTLPMWAAKLMGVFIEKIGPKGLEYARFSIDSHFTRNYLYVKRNHPEKLEAHVPEYAKRIVGQYKLPES encoded by the coding sequence ATGACCGCAATCGAATCTACCCAACACAAAAAAGCCAAGGCCCTCAAACCAAACAGCCGCCGTCCCGCTAAAGAACTGTGTAGCGAATGCGGGTTGTGCGATACATATTATATCCATTATGTCAAGGAAGCTTGTGCCTTCCTAACTCAGCATATCGCAGAACTGGAAGCAGAAATACACGGGCGATCGCGGAATCTCGACAACCCCGATGACTGGTATTTCGGCGTTAATCAAACCATGATGGCTGCCCGCAAAAAAGAGCCAATTGAGGGCGCACAATGGACGGGAATTGTTAGTACAATTGCCATAGAAATGCTGAATCGCGGCATAGTTGAAGGCGTAGTTTGCGTCCAAAATACCAAAGAAGACCGCTTTCAACCGATGCCAATTATTGCTACAACCCCAGAGGAGATATTAGCCGCTAAAGTCAATAAACCAACGCTTTCTCCCAACCTTTCAGTATTGGAACAAATCGAAAAATCGGGGATGAAACGGCTGTTAGTGATTGGCGTTGGCTGTCAAATTCAAGCTTTGCGAACTGTGGAGAAAAAACTAGGTTTAGAAAAGCTCTATGTTTTGGGTACTCCCTGTGTTGATAATGTCAGTCGTGATGGTTTGCAGAAATTCCTAGAAACTACTAGCCGTTCTCATGAAACAGTGGTGTCTTATGAGTTTATGCAGGATTTTAACGTTCATTTTAAGCATGAAGATGGAACTACTGAAAAAGTGCCATTTTTTGGGCTAAATACTAAGGAACTTAAAGACGTTTTTGCCCCATCTTGTCTGAGCTGTTTTGATTATGTTAATAGTTTAGCAGACTTAGTTGTAGGCTATATGGGCGCACCTTTTGGCTGGCAATGGATTGTGGTAAGAAATGATACGGGACAAGAGATGTTAGACTTAGTAATGGAGCAGTTAAATACTCAGCCTGTGATGTCTCAAGGTAATAGGATGCCCGCTGTTCAGCAAAGTATTCCTGCCTATGAAAAAGGAGTAACTTTGCCAATGTGGGCGGCAAAATTAATGGGAGTATTTATTGAGAAAATTGGGCCTAAAGGTTTAGAATATGCGCGGTTTTCGATTGATTCTCATTTCACTCGGAATTATCTCTATGTGAAGCGGAATCACCCAGAGAAATTAGAGGCTCATGTGCCAGAATATGCTAAGCGAATTGTCGGACAATATAAGTTGCCAGAATCTTAG